In Idiomarina sp. PL1-037, a single genomic region encodes these proteins:
- a CDS encoding diguanylate cyclase: MKYHFSLLLVALFLSLKVSVATAFVDENSAENEKRPLSDYLIRHWETRDGLPHNSINEIIQDDKGYLWFATWQGPTRFNGRRFDIYDNLRETGLPDIGMYTLAYSPCDGSVYVAGNRGGIARFYDGHWQTLQSAPPFVNDLAIDSNCNLWVSTATLGILVYKNNERIAQFTTEHGLHSTFLFDSLVDSNGSLWAATNKGLQVKKAGKSKFIDITTIPEDVIITLFELDDNHLIVGTEKGLYKQVNDTEFEAFKPEIDSRISTIFQTADNQIWLGTYQDGLIRINQSGIEKFSTEQGLPNNHVLDIIQDKESSVWVATHGGLVQLRDSLFASYTTKDGLTGDYVRAVAENKNGEIIVGSSVGVSVINKLDIAPLAADTLLSDLSVLSLAYDDEQNLYIGSYTDGLYIWDGEKVTQHFTNDDLLQSNEVRQIAIDEQLGIFLATPNGVTHLYQNTQSTWVSQNIPLEDALSNDFVMALHLDKYETLWISSGSGVAQIDIIAGDEGFNYQITPLDLTHLNNAQLAFHITERGDYVWLATDRGLIVHNINKDSWQIFNRDTGLPFDNFMSVAFDGDGNLWLGSSRGPIMVEHDSFTEVLNGQADTLDFQRYTEVDGLESAQINTGGPSILESSDGRIWLATSKGVSVVDPNTITKIGNLPPEVNIESVKADNKTVIFGEELGADTDRIVFEFVAPGYLMAEHIDYQVRLEGFDEDWVDKNSFNSVEYTTLPAEDYVFQVRARYPGGQWSQPDYFSFRQSAHFWMQPWFWIIASLITALLILIIVRARLNQYNKTRLQLEQMVKEKTADLETMARQDPLTNLGNRRAFDEHLQHELNRCRRDGTYLSLAILDVDYFKEVNDRYLHTIGDKVLIRLAEILNDEIREVDYVARWGGEEFAVLITNSELEVAREASERMRERIATTRFDDLVEDMKITVSIGVASSYHYADHSSLLVAADKALYQAKSEGRNRVESKP; encoded by the coding sequence ATGAAGTATCACTTTTCCTTACTGCTGGTTGCCCTGTTTCTGTCTCTGAAAGTGTCAGTGGCGACAGCTTTTGTTGATGAAAATAGTGCAGAAAATGAAAAACGTCCACTGAGCGACTATTTGATTCGACACTGGGAAACCCGCGACGGTTTGCCTCACAACTCTATTAACGAAATTATTCAAGATGATAAAGGCTATTTGTGGTTTGCAACCTGGCAGGGACCTACCCGTTTTAATGGTCGTCGCTTTGATATCTACGATAATTTACGCGAGACCGGGTTACCCGATATAGGTATGTACACCTTAGCTTATAGCCCTTGCGATGGCAGCGTATACGTTGCCGGTAACCGAGGCGGCATAGCCCGTTTTTATGATGGCCATTGGCAAACACTTCAGTCAGCACCGCCTTTTGTTAACGATTTAGCCATTGATAGCAACTGTAACCTCTGGGTCTCGACTGCAACACTGGGCATACTTGTTTATAAAAATAATGAGCGTATTGCCCAGTTCACCACCGAGCATGGTTTACATTCCACGTTCCTTTTTGACTCACTGGTCGATTCCAACGGAAGCCTCTGGGCAGCAACCAATAAAGGTCTCCAGGTTAAAAAAGCGGGTAAGTCGAAGTTTATCGATATAACAACGATTCCAGAGGACGTTATTATCACTTTATTCGAGCTAGACGATAACCATTTAATCGTCGGTACAGAGAAAGGCCTTTATAAACAGGTTAATGATACCGAGTTTGAAGCTTTTAAACCTGAAATTGACAGCAGAATAAGTACTATTTTCCAGACTGCCGACAACCAAATCTGGCTAGGAACCTACCAGGACGGCTTGATAAGAATAAACCAGTCGGGTATCGAAAAATTCAGCACTGAACAGGGTTTACCGAATAATCACGTGCTCGACATTATTCAGGACAAAGAAAGCAGCGTTTGGGTGGCAACACACGGGGGCCTTGTGCAACTCAGAGACTCCTTATTTGCCTCTTATACGACTAAAGATGGGCTCACAGGAGACTATGTAAGAGCTGTAGCTGAGAATAAGAACGGAGAAATTATTGTCGGTTCAAGTGTTGGGGTGTCTGTTATTAATAAACTTGATATCGCCCCGCTGGCCGCGGACACCCTATTAAGCGATTTGTCCGTGTTATCTCTGGCTTATGACGACGAACAAAACCTTTATATTGGCAGTTACACCGACGGTCTTTATATCTGGGACGGTGAAAAAGTTACCCAACATTTTACTAATGATGACTTGCTCCAATCAAATGAAGTGCGGCAAATTGCAATCGATGAGCAACTCGGAATTTTTCTAGCCACACCAAATGGCGTCACCCATTTGTATCAAAATACGCAAAGCACTTGGGTATCGCAGAATATTCCTTTAGAAGATGCACTGTCTAATGACTTTGTTATGGCGCTGCATTTGGACAAGTACGAAACACTTTGGATAAGTTCCGGTAGTGGGGTCGCGCAAATAGACATTATTGCCGGCGATGAAGGCTTTAATTATCAAATTACGCCCCTTGATTTAACTCACCTTAATAATGCACAGCTGGCCTTTCATATTACTGAGCGAGGCGATTATGTGTGGCTGGCAACCGACCGCGGACTGATTGTTCACAATATCAATAAGGATAGCTGGCAGATTTTTAACCGTGATACCGGGCTTCCCTTCGATAATTTTATGTCCGTTGCCTTTGACGGCGATGGAAACCTTTGGCTTGGCTCAAGCCGGGGGCCGATCATGGTGGAACATGACTCATTTACAGAGGTTTTAAATGGACAAGCAGACACGCTGGACTTTCAGCGTTATACCGAAGTTGATGGTCTTGAAAGTGCCCAAATTAATACCGGTGGCCCTTCAATTCTCGAGAGTTCCGATGGCCGCATCTGGCTGGCAACAAGTAAAGGCGTCTCTGTCGTTGACCCGAATACCATCACCAAAATTGGTAACCTCCCTCCGGAGGTCAATATTGAGTCGGTAAAAGCGGACAACAAAACCGTGATTTTTGGCGAAGAGTTGGGCGCAGATACTGACCGCATTGTATTTGAATTCGTTGCTCCCGGTTACCTTATGGCTGAGCACATTGATTATCAGGTACGCTTAGAAGGTTTTGATGAAGACTGGGTGGATAAAAACTCATTCAATTCGGTTGAATACACGACTTTGCCAGCAGAAGACTATGTTTTTCAGGTAAGAGCAAGATACCCAGGAGGCCAGTGGAGCCAACCCGACTATTTTTCATTCCGACAGTCAGCTCATTTTTGGATGCAACCCTGGTTCTGGATTATTGCCTCTTTGATCACTGCCCTGTTGATTTTAATTATCGTTCGCGCGCGTCTTAATCAATACAACAAAACTCGTTTACAACTTGAACAAATGGTCAAAGAGAAAACCGCCGATTTAGAGACCATGGCTCGACAAGATCCTCTGACTAACCTGGGTAACCGCCGGGCGTTTGATGAGCACCTGCAACATGAACTGAATCGTTGTCGTCGCGACGGAACCTATCTAAGTCTGGCCATTCTTGATGTCGATTATTTTAAAGAAGTTAATGACCGCTATTTGCATACTATCGGTGATAAAGTGCTTATTCGTCTGGCTGAAATTTTAAATGATGAAATAAGAGAGGTAGACTACGTTGCCCGCTGGGGGGGCGAAGAGTTTGCGGTCCTCATTACCAACTCTGAACTGGAAGTTGCCAGAGAAGCCAGTGAGAGAATGCGCGAGCGTATTGCCACAACCCGCTTTGACGATTTAGTTGAGGATATGAAGATTACCGTTAGTATTGGTGTAGCAAGCAGCTACCACTATGCTGACCATTCAAGTTTACTCGTTGCTGCAGATAAAGCTCTGTACCAGGCCAAGAGTGAAGGCCGCAACCGCGTGGAGTCAAAACCATGA
- a CDS encoding MBL fold metallo-hydrolase: MSEVEKIQIEAFLDNDSETFSYVVYDSESKDAIVIDPVLDFDYASGKTYTEGANRIIEFVKDNKLSVAWLLETHAHADHLSAAPYLKEHLRAPIAIGEHITEVQKTFKQVYNLDKEFLPNGEHFDKLLQDGETFHLGSMTIRVIHTPGHTPADIAYVINENKVFVGDTLFNPDVGTARCDFPGGSASTLYRSIQKLFELEDTTEVYICHDYPPEGRQHQCKTTIADQKQNNIHVGGKATEAQFVKWREERDATLNMPRLIIPSIQVNIRAGQLPPAEDNGTVYLKVPLNRL; encoded by the coding sequence ATGAGTGAGGTAGAGAAAATTCAGATTGAGGCGTTTTTAGATAACGACAGCGAAACTTTCAGCTATGTCGTTTACGATTCAGAAAGTAAAGACGCCATTGTTATTGATCCGGTACTCGACTTTGATTATGCCTCCGGGAAAACCTACACCGAAGGCGCTAACCGTATTATCGAGTTTGTTAAAGACAATAAGCTTAGTGTTGCATGGTTATTAGAAACTCACGCTCATGCAGATCACTTAAGCGCGGCACCTTATTTGAAAGAACATCTACGGGCACCTATTGCTATTGGTGAACACATTACAGAAGTGCAGAAAACGTTTAAGCAGGTTTATAACCTGGACAAAGAATTTCTCCCTAACGGAGAACATTTTGACAAACTTCTGCAAGATGGCGAGACCTTTCACCTAGGTTCAATGACAATTCGGGTGATACATACACCGGGACACACACCCGCAGATATTGCGTACGTAATTAATGAAAACAAAGTGTTTGTCGGCGACACACTTTTTAACCCCGATGTAGGCACAGCCAGATGTGATTTTCCGGGCGGCAGCGCGAGTACCCTGTACCGTTCTATTCAAAAATTGTTTGAACTGGAAGACACCACCGAAGTGTATATTTGCCACGACTACCCGCCGGAAGGACGTCAACATCAATGCAAAACAACGATAGCGGACCAAAAACAAAATAACATTCACGTTGGCGGCAAAGCCACAGAAGCGCAGTTTGTGAAATGGCGTGAAGAACGCGACGCGACACTGAATATGCCCCGACTCATTATTCCATCAATTCAGGTAAACATTCGCGCCGGACAGCTCCCGCCTGCAGAAGATAACGGTACTGTCTACCTGAAGGTTCCACTGAATCGCTTATAA
- a CDS encoding phospholipase D family protein produces MTPLLPGCPDNQFKLLEDAHRALIERVRLIRQARQHIALQYYLWRPDSSGLTLLKELLDAVERGVRVDLLLDDLHSKPLEPLLRDLSSRANFNIKLFNPFKHRRWRWLNWLTDFKRMNRRMHNKSMLVDAEVGIVGGRNVGNEYFGTHAGQLFSDLDVIAKGKIVKTLLEDWQQYWNCSLSVAVNAIRSSDKPRLFDDIWMGYQKQPELRDLHQFVLSDEHLTGTPQSDTETWYRATGTVVSDDPLKAQPDSKPSRLVTQQLTQTLGLAKRSIVMVSPYFVPTPTGVKELENLSEQGIKIRVLTNSLAVTDVPAVHAGYQRHRRRLLLSGVKLFELKRTEEKPLRKDMRPYFRRSASSLHAKTVTVDSEKVFVGSFNFDSRSAQINTESGLLIESAEMAQRINAMFEHELPLRTYEARINRFYKLYWLDKSKIPALRLYKEPGAGIWRRLAVWLTARLPVDHLL; encoded by the coding sequence ATGACACCTTTACTGCCCGGGTGCCCGGACAATCAGTTTAAATTGCTGGAAGATGCTCACCGGGCGCTGATTGAACGAGTGAGGTTAATACGCCAGGCCCGGCAGCACATTGCGTTACAGTACTATTTGTGGCGCCCTGACAGCAGTGGGCTTACCCTGCTGAAGGAGTTACTGGATGCCGTTGAGCGTGGTGTGCGGGTTGACCTCCTGCTGGATGATTTGCACAGCAAACCGTTAGAACCTTTATTGCGAGATTTATCCTCCCGCGCTAATTTCAATATTAAGCTTTTTAATCCTTTTAAGCACAGACGCTGGCGCTGGCTAAACTGGTTAACCGACTTTAAGCGCATGAACCGGCGAATGCATAATAAATCGATGCTGGTAGATGCTGAAGTAGGTATTGTCGGTGGGCGAAATGTTGGTAACGAGTATTTTGGTACACATGCCGGGCAATTGTTCTCCGATCTTGATGTGATAGCAAAAGGCAAAATCGTTAAGACGTTACTTGAGGACTGGCAGCAATACTGGAACTGTTCTTTATCGGTTGCGGTTAACGCCATAAGGTCGTCGGATAAACCCCGATTGTTTGACGATATTTGGATGGGTTATCAAAAGCAACCGGAGCTTAGAGATTTACACCAGTTTGTGCTTTCTGATGAACACCTTACGGGCACTCCCCAAAGTGACACTGAAACCTGGTATAGGGCTACCGGGACGGTTGTCAGCGACGACCCTTTAAAAGCTCAGCCTGATAGCAAACCGAGCCGTCTGGTGACGCAGCAGCTGACGCAAACTCTGGGTTTGGCAAAGCGATCTATTGTTATGGTTTCTCCTTACTTTGTACCAACGCCTACGGGGGTTAAAGAGCTGGAGAATTTGTCGGAGCAGGGAATAAAAATCCGAGTGTTGACTAATTCACTGGCAGTAACTGACGTTCCGGCGGTACATGCGGGCTACCAGCGACATCGACGTCGTCTGTTGTTGTCCGGCGTAAAGCTGTTTGAGCTAAAACGCACCGAGGAAAAACCCTTACGCAAAGATATGCGCCCTTATTTCAGGCGTTCGGCGTCGAGCCTGCATGCTAAAACCGTGACAGTGGACAGTGAGAAAGTTTTTGTTGGGTCATTTAATTTTGACTCGCGTTCAGCGCAAATTAACACAGAGTCTGGGCTTTTAATTGAGTCAGCGGAGATGGCGCAGAGAATTAACGCGATGTTTGAGCACGAATTGCCGTTACGAACCTATGAGGCCCGAATTAATCGTTTTTATAAACTGTACTGGCTGGATAAAAGTAAAATACCGGCGTTACGACTCTACAAAGAGCCGGGAGCCGGTATTTGGCGACGCCTGGCGGTTTGGTTAACCGCCAGGTTACCGGTTGATCATTTACTCTAG
- a CDS encoding vWA domain-containing protein, whose product MFIDFFQTLRRHGLKTSITEWLDLLSAMKANLAFADVEQFYYLSRLILVKDESQYDKFDRAFSEYVDKVAKVDVTEKIPKDWLENALKRKLSDEEKSKVQQLGSLDELMKTFQERLKEQQKRHQGGSKWIGTGGTSPFGAYGYHPGGIRIGQGGNRNHSAAKVWDKREFRDLDDNARLEQRGFQVALRKLRQFARTGAATELDLNGTIEATSKKGGLLDLKWQSERHNAVKIILLLDVGGSMDDYVYQCEQLFTALKNEFKHLELFYFHNCVYEGVWRENSRRREEQIPTEQLIQTYGEDYKLLFVGDATMGPYEIAYPGGSVEHWNEEPGEAWMNRLTGHFEKVAWLNPQPEEHWRYYMSVRMIHDLVGERMYPLTLDGLERAMSRLR is encoded by the coding sequence ATGTTTATAGATTTTTTTCAAACCCTGCGACGGCACGGACTAAAGACCAGTATTACCGAATGGCTGGATTTACTCAGTGCCATGAAAGCCAACTTAGCTTTCGCTGATGTAGAGCAATTTTATTATTTATCGCGACTTATTCTGGTAAAAGATGAGTCCCAGTATGACAAGTTCGACCGTGCCTTCAGCGAATATGTGGATAAAGTTGCCAAAGTTGATGTGACTGAGAAAATTCCGAAGGACTGGTTAGAGAATGCCTTGAAACGCAAGCTGAGCGATGAAGAAAAGAGTAAAGTTCAGCAGTTGGGTAGTCTGGATGAGCTCATGAAAACCTTTCAGGAACGTTTAAAAGAACAACAAAAACGCCATCAGGGCGGTTCTAAGTGGATAGGTACGGGCGGAACCTCGCCTTTTGGTGCTTACGGTTATCACCCCGGTGGTATCCGCATTGGACAGGGTGGCAACCGAAACCACAGCGCAGCTAAAGTATGGGACAAGCGGGAGTTCCGCGACCTGGACGATAATGCCCGGCTTGAGCAGCGTGGTTTTCAGGTGGCGCTTAGGAAGCTGCGTCAGTTTGCCCGCACCGGCGCCGCGACAGAGCTCGATTTAAACGGCACCATCGAAGCTACCTCAAAAAAAGGCGGTTTACTTGACTTGAAGTGGCAGTCTGAGCGCCATAATGCCGTTAAAATCATTCTGCTGCTAGACGTTGGCGGCTCAATGGATGACTATGTGTATCAGTGCGAGCAGTTGTTCACCGCACTAAAAAACGAGTTCAAGCATCTGGAGTTGTTTTACTTTCATAACTGCGTGTATGAAGGCGTGTGGCGGGAAAATTCGCGCCGGCGTGAGGAGCAAATTCCGACTGAGCAGTTAATTCAGACTTATGGCGAGGACTATAAGCTGCTATTTGTCGGCGATGCTACTATGGGGCCGTATGAAATAGCTTACCCGGGTGGCAGTGTCGAACACTGGAATGAAGAGCCCGGCGAAGCCTGGATGAACCGGTTGACTGGTCATTTTGAAAAAGTCGCCTGGCTTAACCCGCAGCCAGAGGAGCATTGGCGTTATTATATGTCGGTTAGAATGATTCACGATTTAGTGGGTGAAAGAATGTACCCATTGACTCTTGATGGACTTGAAAGGGCAATGAGCAGACTGCGATGA
- a CDS encoding AAA family ATPase, whose protein sequence is MEFSSSSQYVVSQELATAVNAAVTLEKPLLLKGEPGTGKTRLAEELANALDTELLQWSIKSTTKAQQGLYEYDAVSRLRDSQLGSEKVHDISNYIRPGKLWQAFTAEKRPVLLIDEIDKADVEFPNDLLHELDQMAFHVYETGEQIKAEQRPIVLITSNNEKALPDAFLRRCFFHYIQFPDSDTLKAIVDVHFPDLHRDLLDTALALFFELRDVPGLKKKPSTSELLDWLRLLLVEDIDANELRKSRKQGGLLPLSGALLKHEQDVERLAEYARIQRR, encoded by the coding sequence ATGGAATTTAGCAGTAGCTCTCAGTATGTCGTGTCGCAAGAACTGGCGACAGCCGTCAATGCCGCCGTAACACTAGAGAAGCCTTTATTACTGAAAGGTGAGCCGGGCACGGGTAAAACTCGTCTTGCCGAGGAACTGGCAAATGCTTTAGATACCGAGTTGCTGCAATGGTCAATTAAATCGACTACAAAAGCACAGCAGGGCCTGTACGAATACGATGCTGTCTCTCGTTTGCGTGATAGTCAGCTGGGCAGTGAAAAAGTACACGATATTAGTAACTACATTCGCCCCGGTAAATTGTGGCAGGCGTTTACCGCGGAAAAACGTCCGGTTCTGCTCATTGATGAAATTGATAAAGCGGATGTTGAGTTTCCGAATGACTTGTTGCACGAATTGGACCAAATGGCGTTTCACGTTTATGAAACCGGTGAGCAAATTAAAGCCGAGCAACGCCCTATTGTGCTTATTACCTCGAACAATGAAAAAGCTTTGCCCGATGCGTTTTTACGCCGCTGCTTTTTCCACTACATTCAGTTTCCTGACAGTGACACATTAAAAGCCATTGTCGATGTCCATTTCCCGGATTTACACCGTGATTTACTGGATACCGCGTTAGCGCTGTTCTTTGAATTGAGAGATGTGCCCGGGCTGAAGAAAAAGCCGTCGACATCGGAGTTACTGGATTGGTTGCGCTTATTATTGGTTGAAGATATTGATGCTAATGAATTGCGTAAAAGCCGTAAACAAGGCGGCCTACTGCCTTTATCAGGTGCGTTACTTAAACACGAACAAGATGTGGAGCGCTTAGCTGAATACGCTCGCATTCAACGGCGCTAA
- a CDS encoding PAS domain-containing hybrid sensor histidine kinase/response regulator → MPTRISNENLAALLNVGSHLSLFIWEDAPGWPVRFVSDNIEDLLGYKKTRLESHELQYRDLIHQDDLPRVMEEVNSLLIKKSGSSLTHQDYRVKHANGHDVWVSDTTVLLRYEDGENHLYGYLIDITERKQLQIALEMERNRLRLILDATRLGTWEWNPQTGVTIFNQRWASMFGWDVCELEANVESWSSRLHPEDYDDVWQAIKNHLDGVTPFYESLHRIRHRDGHWVYVLDRGKIIERDSEGRAIRYTGTVTDVSEQKKAELDALKAAHAKNVFLANMSHEIRTPLHGILGIASVLESTELNPHQQQLLGTIKNSGDYLLTTLNDVLDLTQAEEGQLKVKRGVHSPAKVLSHVIQLFEQPVKEKGLVFIIDIDADIPKRTLMDRARIAQVVSNLVSNALKFTERGSIAIKASWEADSEKQNEGDLIVKVKDTGVGIYDTQRIWQLFEQEQDGLNRTEGGSGLGLAIVRNLVQLLNGTIQVDSEPEQGSCFTLCIPMSVQPESLNQPEPNDVPKLSKKQVLVVDDNKINQLIIKEMLLSLDQYVDLVSDAHNALKMMQARDYDVLFMDLHMPHMDGMEATRTLRNMHIHQPYVIALTADAYPETRTQALRSGMDDYVTKPFVKADIARVLERFELMLSRKPTD, encoded by the coding sequence ATGCCGACACGTATTTCCAATGAAAACCTCGCAGCTCTGCTGAATGTGGGAAGTCATTTAAGTCTGTTTATCTGGGAAGATGCTCCGGGATGGCCGGTGCGTTTTGTTTCAGACAACATAGAAGACCTTTTAGGGTATAAGAAAACGCGTTTAGAAAGCCATGAACTTCAGTACCGGGATCTTATTCATCAGGACGACTTGCCCCGAGTCATGGAGGAAGTCAATTCACTTCTTATCAAGAAGTCCGGCTCTTCATTGACTCATCAGGATTATCGCGTAAAGCATGCTAACGGACACGACGTATGGGTATCCGATACCACGGTATTATTACGCTACGAAGATGGAGAGAATCATCTTTACGGTTATTTAATTGATATTACTGAGCGGAAGCAGCTGCAAATTGCGCTAGAAATGGAACGTAATCGGTTACGTCTTATTTTGGACGCGACCCGTTTAGGCACCTGGGAGTGGAACCCACAAACCGGCGTTACCATTTTTAACCAACGCTGGGCCAGTATGTTTGGCTGGGACGTCTGCGAGCTGGAGGCGAATGTAGAAAGCTGGTCGAGCCGATTACACCCTGAAGATTACGACGACGTATGGCAGGCCATTAAAAATCACCTGGACGGAGTAACGCCTTTTTACGAGAGTCTTCATCGTATAAGGCATCGTGATGGTCATTGGGTTTATGTGCTGGACCGCGGAAAAATCATAGAGCGGGACAGCGAGGGCAGAGCCATTCGTTATACCGGAACCGTTACCGATGTGTCGGAACAGAAGAAAGCCGAGTTAGATGCGTTAAAAGCCGCTCATGCAAAAAATGTGTTTCTGGCGAATATGTCACACGAAATCAGAACTCCGTTACACGGTATACTGGGTATCGCGTCTGTGCTGGAGTCAACTGAGCTTAACCCACATCAACAGCAATTGCTGGGCACAATAAAAAATAGCGGCGATTATCTGCTGACGACGTTAAATGATGTGCTTGATTTAACCCAGGCCGAAGAGGGGCAGCTAAAAGTCAAAAGGGGTGTTCACTCGCCGGCAAAGGTGTTAAGTCATGTCATTCAGCTGTTTGAACAGCCGGTAAAAGAGAAAGGCCTGGTATTTATTATTGATATTGATGCCGATATTCCGAAGCGAACATTAATGGATCGGGCTCGTATTGCTCAGGTGGTCAGTAATTTAGTCAGCAATGCTTTAAAGTTTACCGAACGAGGCTCCATAGCGATTAAAGCAAGCTGGGAAGCTGATAGCGAAAAGCAAAACGAAGGCGACCTTATCGTAAAAGTAAAGGATACCGGAGTAGGTATTTATGATACTCAGCGTATTTGGCAGCTTTTTGAGCAAGAGCAGGATGGATTAAACCGTACGGAAGGCGGCAGCGGGCTGGGGCTTGCTATAGTGCGTAACCTGGTGCAGTTATTAAACGGTACGATTCAGGTGGATAGCGAACCTGAACAGGGGTCCTGTTTCACGCTTTGCATACCAATGAGCGTTCAGCCTGAAAGCTTAAACCAACCGGAGCCGAATGATGTGCCTAAGTTATCGAAAAAACAGGTTCTGGTCGTTGATGATAATAAAATCAACCAATTGATAATAAAAGAAATGTTGCTGTCACTTGACCAGTATGTTGATTTGGTAAGCGATGCCCATAACGCGTTAAAGATGATGCAGGCCAGAGACTACGACGTGCTGTTTATGGATCTTCATATGCCGCATATGGATGGTATGGAAGCGACCAGAACGTTGCGGAATATGCACATTCATCAGCCTTACGTGATTGCGCTTACTGCGGATGCCTATCCCGAAACACGAACCCAGGCATTGCGTTCTGGTATGGACGATTACGTGACAAAACCCTTTGTTAAAGCCGATATAGCGAGAGTGCTGGAGCGCTTTGAACTGATGTTATCCAGAAAGCCCACCGATTAG
- a CDS encoding alpha/beta hydrolase, translated as MTDWINIKAGSSAYQHIQEQGLRADDISLLLGASGGPKWFVLQGFDKWMFGEFFKDKKAPLNTLGTSAGAWRFAALGQQDPVAASDLFCRLYRTQTYSAKPDRNEITSEAKDLLAKYVPDQAVTEILGQSAVRHHFIVARCRGWTAAETKKQMLGLLSSAFANSLNRRWLGRFYERVIFHHPQSDLSFAKSWNDLPTHHVELTQNNFQKALLATGSIPLVLDGVADIPGAPKGIYRDGGVTDYHFDLDFSDVNGLVLYPHFHKEAIPGWFDKRLSWRRTTGKTWPGVVFITPSEDFIQSLPYGKIPDRTDFAKLDASTRIDYWEKAVDAGKRMADQLQDWVATGKIREKTKLWLP; from the coding sequence ATGACGGATTGGATTAATATAAAAGCAGGCTCGTCGGCTTATCAGCATATTCAGGAGCAGGGGCTGAGAGCCGACGACATCAGTTTGCTGTTAGGTGCCTCCGGCGGACCGAAGTGGTTTGTGCTTCAGGGATTTGATAAATGGATGTTCGGGGAATTCTTTAAAGATAAGAAAGCGCCGCTGAATACTCTGGGAACTTCTGCCGGGGCCTGGCGTTTCGCGGCATTGGGGCAACAAGATCCAGTTGCTGCCAGCGATTTATTTTGTCGTTTGTACAGAACCCAGACTTACAGTGCAAAGCCCGACAGAAATGAAATTACCAGCGAAGCCAAAGACTTGCTGGCCAAGTACGTTCCTGATCAGGCGGTAACAGAAATACTGGGACAGTCAGCGGTTCGCCATCATTTTATTGTGGCACGTTGCCGGGGCTGGACAGCAGCCGAAACAAAAAAGCAGATGCTGGGATTACTAAGTTCAGCTTTCGCCAACAGCTTGAACCGCCGCTGGTTAGGCCGGTTTTATGAGCGTGTTATCTTTCATCATCCACAATCAGACTTAAGCTTTGCAAAAAGCTGGAACGACTTACCGACACACCATGTTGAACTGACCCAAAATAACTTTCAGAAAGCGTTGCTGGCGACCGGTTCAATTCCTTTGGTACTGGACGGTGTGGCCGATATTCCCGGAGCACCTAAAGGTATTTATCGTGATGGTGGTGTTACCGATTATCACTTTGACCTGGACTTCTCTGACGTGAATGGTTTGGTGCTTTACCCTCACTTTCATAAAGAAGCCATTCCGGGTTGGTTCGATAAACGATTGAGTTGGCGCAGAACCACCGGTAAGACATGGCCGGGTGTCGTGTTTATTACGCCGTCGGAAGATTTTATTCAATCACTGCCTTACGGGAAAATTCCCGACCGCACTGACTTTGCCAAGCTGGACGCTTCAACTCGTATTGATTACTGGGAAAAAGCGGTGGACGCGGGAAAACGTATGGCGGATCAACTTCAGGATTGGGTTGCTACCGGGAAAATACGAGAAAAAACAAAGTTGTGGTTACCTTAG
- a CDS encoding DUF3392 domain-containing protein codes for MQNVLNNLGMMIRLHFYELAMAIIATLLVIYGAEVNRMVKRQVAHWHFVFRTLVFIVVCAFGYGWLTVWFTPVLAGWLSLIPLHLLAVSTIGILFFLGFLAERKRQL; via the coding sequence GTGCAGAATGTGTTAAATAATTTGGGCATGATGATTCGCCTTCATTTTTACGAATTAGCTATGGCGATCATTGCCACTTTATTGGTTATTTATGGCGCTGAAGTAAACCGCATGGTGAAAAGGCAGGTAGCGCACTGGCACTTTGTGTTCAGGACTTTGGTCTTTATTGTGGTTTGTGCTTTTGGTTACGGTTGGCTGACCGTCTGGTTTACGCCTGTTTTAGCCGGCTGGTTAAGTCTTATTCCTTTGCATCTGCTGGCGGTCAGTACCATTGGAATATTATTCTTCTTAGGTTTTCTCGCAGAAAGAAAACGACAACTGTAA